A DNA window from Haloactinospora alba contains the following coding sequences:
- the cas2e gene encoding type I-E CRISPR-associated endoribonuclease Cas2e — protein sequence MVVITTTAVPDHVRGALSRWMVEPSTGVYVGTMSARVRDELWDAVSASVGDGAAVCLYPADNEQGFDVRTAGERRREVVDWEGMMLVQMNPLAPSEVEVKRQVPDGW from the coding sequence ATGGTCGTCATCACCACGACTGCGGTGCCCGACCATGTTCGGGGAGCGTTGTCGCGATGGATGGTGGAGCCGTCCACTGGCGTGTATGTGGGAACGATGAGCGCGCGCGTCCGCGATGAACTGTGGGATGCGGTCAGTGCGTCGGTGGGGGATGGGGCGGCTGTGTGCCTGTATCCCGCCGACAACGAGCAGGGATTCGACGTACGCACGGCTGGTGAGCGGCGGCGGGAGGTCGTGGATTGGGAGGGGATGATGCTGGTGCAGATGAACCCTCTCGCGCCGTCTGAAGTCGAGGTGAAGCGGCAGGTGCCAGATGGATGGTGA
- the cas1e gene encoding type I-E CRISPR-associated endonuclease Cas1e → MNADNPRTALARPTLAMLPRVSDNLSFLYADLVRIVQTDTGVCAETETDSGRIRRVYLPTASLGCLLLGPGTSITQPALATFLRHGTTVVTSGFGGILHYGAWQPSEKSTFWLQHQVAAYADEARRLEVARAMYEMRFEETPPPEAPVAQLRRLEGNRMQKLYRNLSTKYKLQPFRRNYDPGAWDEQNPVNKAYGAANAALYGVVHTVIAHLGCSPALGFVHHGKQHSFVYDVADLYKAETTVPLAFSLHASDSPDRDARYRLRTHYRLYRLIPRMVRDIQYLLAPEDAEEEDEAEGQWRVVELWDPDGGGSVGGGVNYGGEDAARTVPASDPDVPEGGH, encoded by the coding sequence ATGAACGCCGACAACCCCCGCACGGCTCTGGCCCGGCCGACCCTGGCCATGCTGCCCCGCGTCTCGGACAACCTGTCCTTCCTGTATGCCGACCTCGTCCGCATCGTCCAAACCGACACCGGCGTGTGCGCTGAGACCGAAACCGACTCCGGCCGTATCCGGCGGGTCTATCTCCCTACAGCCTCGCTGGGATGCCTGCTGCTGGGGCCGGGCACCTCCATCACCCAGCCGGCGCTGGCCACGTTCCTTCGCCACGGCACGACCGTGGTCACCTCCGGTTTCGGCGGCATCCTGCACTACGGGGCCTGGCAGCCCAGCGAGAAGTCCACCTTCTGGCTGCAGCACCAGGTGGCCGCCTACGCCGATGAGGCGCGACGCTTGGAGGTCGCCCGGGCGATGTACGAGATGCGGTTCGAGGAGACGCCCCCGCCAGAGGCGCCGGTTGCTCAGTTGAGGCGTCTGGAAGGCAATCGGATGCAGAAGCTGTACCGGAACCTGAGCACCAAATACAAGCTGCAGCCGTTCCGACGCAACTACGACCCGGGTGCCTGGGACGAACAGAACCCGGTCAACAAGGCCTACGGTGCGGCCAATGCCGCGCTGTACGGGGTCGTGCACACGGTCATCGCCCATTTGGGGTGCTCGCCCGCGCTCGGGTTTGTCCACCACGGCAAGCAGCATTCGTTCGTCTATGACGTGGCGGACCTGTACAAGGCGGAGACGACCGTGCCGCTAGCGTTCTCCCTGCACGCGTCCGATTCCCCCGACAGAGACGCCCGGTACCGGCTGCGTACCCACTACCGGTTGTATCGGCTGATTCCGCGGATGGTGCGCGACATCCAGTACCTCCTTGCACCCGAGGACGCCGAGGAGGAGGACGAAGCCGAAGGGCAGTGGCGCGTTGTGGAGCTGTGGGATCCCGACGGAGGTGGCAGCGTGGGTGGCGGGGTTAACTACGGTGGCGAGGACGCGGCCCGGACAGTGCCGGCGTCCGATCCGGACGTCCCCGAGGGAGGCCACTGA
- the cas6e gene encoding type I-E CRISPR-associated protein Cas6/Cse3/CasE, with translation MRLLLHRIRLDTANRGVARASAGDHHRMLTKTLGPLPSTSGQGARQTAGLLFRDETTRAGRCLIVQSQTPLDHSALGPGYTLEASRDISAVLEVLDQEPTLRYRIVAAPVKRLGKTEQQRELTTEDGERLSSKEHTTTLRGAAAEEWWQRKAADHGLELRSINAGEAEEVADPRRRIRLPAVCFDGLATVTDPQTARRALAEGIGRGKAFGLGLLSLAPGE, from the coding sequence ATGAGACTGCTGCTACACCGCATCCGGTTGGACACCGCGAACCGGGGCGTCGCCCGCGCTAGCGCAGGAGATCACCACCGTATGCTCACCAAAACGTTGGGCCCGCTCCCCTCGACCTCCGGACAGGGCGCCCGGCAAACCGCCGGGCTGCTGTTCCGCGACGAAACCACCCGGGCCGGACGGTGCCTGATCGTCCAAAGCCAGACGCCGCTGGACCATTCCGCACTGGGCCCCGGATACACCTTGGAGGCCAGCCGCGATATCAGCGCCGTCCTGGAGGTATTGGACCAGGAACCCACCCTGCGCTATCGCATCGTCGCGGCTCCGGTGAAACGCCTCGGTAAGACCGAGCAGCAACGGGAGTTGACGACCGAGGACGGAGAACGGCTGTCGTCCAAGGAACACACCACCACGCTGCGCGGTGCCGCCGCCGAGGAATGGTGGCAGCGCAAAGCCGCAGACCATGGGCTCGAGCTGCGCAGTATCAATGCCGGCGAAGCCGAGGAGGTCGCCGATCCGCGGCGCAGGATCCGCCTGCCGGCCGTGTGCTTCGACGGCCTGGCCACCGTCACCGACCCTCAGACTGCGCGCCGAGCGCTGGCTGAGGGGATCGGACGCGGCAAAGCCTTCGGCCTAGGTCTGCTCAGCTTGGCGCCGGGGGAGTGA